The nucleotide window AGTTGTGTGAGCTGTCGTGTTCGACGGATTACCGGATGCGTTAGCCCATCTGCCAAtttttttctcctccttctccaacCAACCTTGCACCCAGAGCTAACCCTCCCTATCGTCCTGTTTCAGTTGGTGTATCACTAATTCATTTCATTGTGTAGTTCCTTGTTGCTGCAACTCTGGGGCCAGCAAGGAGAGGGTCAGTATTAGAGGCTAGGGGGAAATAGCCAAGACTCCCCTCAATCCCGTTGCCCCTCATTTtcaaatctccccctcccctcttcagcCAGGAGCCAAGGCTGTTAGCACAACTGAAGACATGCAGGTGGTTTGTCCATCCGTCCGTTTGTTCTGAGGCCCGAGTGCCGACAGCAGATTTCCatcatgatttttttattttatttttgtttgttaaatCATTGTTGGTGTTACCCGCCAAACTGTGTTGCCTGGGAttcttctcccacccaccccatttttcCAGAGTAACTCTGCTCCTCACAATCTCCTCTGCTCCAGTGCAAACGCTGCTCAGTTTTGGGAGGGGGGGTACACACACTTCTAGCTGGTGTccaaatggggtggggtggggggtggttTTCCCAATAGGTTTTTATCAAGAGGGCATGTGAAGGGGTGTGGGTGGAAAAGGCATCTCCattttgtgggtgttttttttttccacTGACGGTTTTGTACTTTTTTCCCTCTTAAAATTCCCTGTTTGGATCTGTGGGAGGgggctgtgtttttttaatcccTTTGAAAGCTGACATCGTGTGACTGTTTCATAACTTATGGTTTTTATATGGTTACATTCATgagggaaaaataataataaagaggtTGAAACCAACCACTTCCCTCTCTTTTACTTCCATAAGACACCAGCTCGCCTCCCTGTCAAATGGCTTTAGTAGGAGGATTACATTAAAAGAGGGGTTCTTTCCTCAGGGCCCTGCTTCACGGCTTGTTctgaaaaaacaaaaccattttgTAAACAGAAGAACGACGTGGAGGGCCAGAACTTGCAGCCACACCACAACAAATGGGGCTACTGAGGAAGGCATTCTTCCCTTCCATACTATTGCTACTTTGAGCTAGTGCCACTGTAAGGATATTATCTACAGGGCCTTCAAGCCATGCTGTGGCCTGAGATGAAGAACAAGATGCCCAGCCACAGCCCAGGTGGCCTGGGAACACCCTAAGGAAGTCAGCTAGATGGACAGCTGAATCGTACTTCAGTGGTAGTGATGTCTTAACTTCAAATTATTGTCTCAAAGCATGGTTTAAGTGGGGAACCGAGTTAGCATTCATGTTAGCTGTATGAAACACTAACAGTGGTGCCCACAAATCCCTTAATATTGATTACAATAGGATGGATTTGGTCCAGAGGAGGGATGCTGATGCTTGGGTACAGGACCCAAACGTATAGACCAGACTTTCTCAGctattgggtccccagatgctgctggactacaattcccatcatgcctgaccataggctatgctgactggggctgatgggagttatagtccaacaacgtctggggacccaaaggttaggaaaggctgcagtaCAGCAAATGAGGCAGCAGTTTTTATTAGGCCAAAGCCAGTTAAAAATGCTTGAATTGCCATCTACCTTCTATGAATCCACAGTAGGACAATACCATCAAAATGTCATAAAAATCGTGTGATGGTGGTTAGGCTAAGAGTATATTGCCCTAACTTTGCAACTTTTATGATGGCCAACACACTCGCAGGGTTTTTTCTCCATGAAGTATGGCTATCCTACTATTCACTGCTCTTGCTAGGTGGAGTATGAACAAAAGGAGCCTTGAAATCAGGCCTACTCCAGTAGGATTTACATAAAGGTTGTGTTTaggcattggatgtgctttacaaaGACCTCTTTTCTTCTTTACATGAATTATCCTTGATAACAGATTTTCAAGGGGTGGGGTAAGCTGAGGTGACCTTGAGCCATGTAGTGTTCTTGCCCCTTGAAGAAAGCAAAGGAAGTATTTTTCTCCAGGTGTGTAGAAGGCTGTCATTGGGACATGGAGTGTGTGCGTGTAAATTGGGCAATGCCTTCACTGTAGCTTAGTGCTAGAGTACATTAAAGTACTTGGCATCTCCAAATATAAGGTGGGGAAGGATGCCTGcttaaaaccctggagaggtgcagccagtctgagtagacaatactgaacaagatggaccaatggtctgactgtatAAGGCTTCCTGTGTTCCGAATTTTCATGTAGGAGGTGCCAGGTTTACTCCCTGGCCTCTCTTAAGTAGCCGATGATGAAGACCTCTGCCAGAGATCCTGGAGGATCAACTGACACAGACGGTACTGGGGAGGATGAACAAATTAACCCAAATGGCTTCCTCTGTTCGAGTTAAGACTGGCTGAGTCTCCTACTCAGCTCTGGTGCGTAGGTTGGCAGATTCAAATCTGGAGAATGGTCCCATAGTTCGGGCGGGGGGGAGCAGGATTAGAATAAGGCAGCCATGTGATTCCTTCAGCCCATTCCTTACCCAGGacaccatccagctcagtgtcaAGAGTTCCAGGTAACACCCCTTAGCCAACAATGATAGATGACAGGACTGGGAGCAGGCAGAATTCATGGCTGCCTTAACAATTTGCAGCATCAGGAGTTTTAATGGCACATTACTGTTGTGCATCTTTGAATCTAGAAACCTGACTGGCAGACGAGGCCCTTGTTCCTAGGGTTTCTAACCTAAATGCTAAATTGGCTTTGTACTTGGATCTAAATTATATACCAGGAGATGAATCTGAAAGCTCTGGCTGTGTCTCCATGCTAGTTTCTACAAATGAATATTTTGCCTATGTCTACTTTTCCCCCCTACCAGTTGTTAGTGATGTATGTCCTAGTTCTTTTCCGGCCCGCGATGTGCATCCCTTACATTGTTGTTCTTTCAgctgttttcagcaggtgtcattaacctttttggaccagtaggCACTTCTGgatttttcagaaagtgctgcCGGTGGTAGTCACAAAAtggcagttgggggggggaatggagtagcacaaaatggctgccacatttaAAATAATAGAGAGGACTACATGCCTTCCCCCATCAGAGTAAAGGCACCTACAGCAACTGCACCACTGTCCTTGCTCACAGAGAACAGCTCTTTACACctttcctctgttcagaatggagggTGGATGTCCATTCCCAGCATTCAATGAAATGTGCGCATGTTGAATGGTCCAGTCcagtaaaaacacaaaacagcagGAAGGGCAAATTGTTTCTCATGCTTTGTGGCTTTTtgagatatttactgagaccctTCGCAGGCGCTCTGGTGCAACACAGcagcagactgagataggtcttaacttaaaaggcttgtcgaaagaggaaagtcttcaaaaggcgctgaaaagataagagatggtgcctgcctaatatttgagagggaattccatagggtaggtgctgccacactaaaggtccatttcctatgttgtgcagaacggacctcctgataagatggtatctgcaggaggccctcacctgtagagcgcagtgatcgactgggtatataaggggtaagatggtctttcaggtatcctggtcccaagctgtattaggctttgtacaccaaaactagaaccctgaacttggcctggtagcaaatgggcaatttTCTATTGAGAAAATTGTTCTGGTCTAACACTGGTTCTGATATAATCTCACAAGATTTCATAAAACCTGGGCAGCCTAAATATGAGGAAACAAGTTTGCAAAAATCACTCTCAAACATAATCTTCATTTGTATCTCCTACCATTCAGAATAAAATATCTCAAGACAGccaaaaataaaaccagcagtaAAATCCACACTACCCCATTCCACAAAATACCAAATAACAGATCAGTAAAATATGCCAGATTATCAATTTAAGACCAAATGTTGTCCCTCTGGTAATGGGCTTGCACCCATTTCTCCATCCccgctcttcccccacccccaccccgcttGCACTCTGCTTCCAAgtgcaaaattaaaacaaacattttaatgATCTTCACTTCTGCGTGGGGAGTGTTACATGGGTGCTGTAGTCATGGGCAAAGTTCTTCCTAAAGTGCAAAAGGGACAACTGCAATAATACAGCAGCCCTGACCATATTACATTTCCAGCCATGAGGATAAGAAACATATATCAAAATATCTTTCCCAAGAGGAAAATCATCTAGGGCAGAACTTTattcagcttgagggccatatTACCTCAATGGAAAGTATTCAGGGACCATATTCCAGGGCGGGGCCATACTCAAAAGTGGGTGGTGCCAGaagcacacagtcacacaccACCAAAATTCTAGGTAATTCCATTCATCGTATTTGTGAACTCACCTGGGAATATGACTGAGGAGCGGCATTAAAAAACACAGATAATACAGGGATTGCCAATCTTTTGGGGACATTTGGAATTCTGAGAAAGTGCAataggtgccagtcacaaaatggctgccatggggatgtggcataacacaaaatggcagccacacCTGAAATTGCAGGAGACAGGATAACAAGATGGTGTGGGAAGGCTTGCCCTCCCATCAATGATGAACAAGGCACCTACATCATCCACTGTCACACTTGCTCAGAGAATCTGCACTTCTCGTCTGTGCTGAATAGATGGGAGGGTAGATGTcccatcctggcatccaatgacacATGGGCATGCTTAAGGGGAGTGTGAATTCTATGCAAGAAAGTCTGAGCCCATGCAAACAAGAACTTTGAGCATGAAGACCGAACAGTCACTTATACACTGTGGATTTTGGAGGGGATATTTTTTAGACATTTCGGATGTGCCATAGGCACCCTAACATATTACATGCTTAAACATAGATAACATGTTTGCTTTCGTAAGATGCTTTGAGTTTCACTTTTCTGAAacaaaaagcgactaataaatgtaaGTAATATTAAAAACACTTTTGGCTAAGCAATGTATAATGTTCACATCAATTTGCAGGACAGCGATGGGCATCCTTTTTTCTGCCTGAGGGCCACAATTgcttctgggaaaccttctggaggccacatgccaatggtgggcaaggccagaggcaaacgcAGGCAGAccaataaatgcaaatattatctctgtgcagtaggctagtttctacacacacacacacacccctctatgtCCTATATCCAGAgacgcaagaggcattatcagaattaaaaggcacagtccagccagggaaaaacactcaaggagagtgcaaagcagaaccagaagggggtgtggcctgggaagagtcccaagggctagacagagaggcttggagggccatattCAGCCCATGGGTCTGAGAATTTCAACTCCTGATGTAAGGTGTGTATTATTATCAACTTCATATTGCTTTTTTTGTGGATGTGGAAGACAGGCTGAGGCCAAGAAAAAGTTTATTCCCCAATGCTACCTAATGAGTTCACAGGAGAAGTTAGATAATTCCTGGATCATCACTCAGTGGTttaaatcagatgtgggaaacctttggctctccatatattgctgaactacaacttccatcaggccCAACAAGCACAGGCAATGACCAggcataatgggagttgtagttcagcaacatccggagagacaaaggttccccacacctgcattaagGAGTAGGCAGGGATGGTGCTGAAAGGAGATCTGTGTGTATCACTAAAGCAGTTCTTTGGGAGCATATTGAAGATGAGgcacattttatgcatatatGTGTCATGCTCTTTATTGCACATCACTGAATGAGATAGAATCCTTCCATTGCACAACAGCACCCTCTAGTGGAAGGTGCCTGGTTTTGATACCAactgaggaagagagagagatcttccATTCCCATTGTGGCTCCATTCCAGGGTGCCAATGCTACTACTTTTTCAAGGGCGCATAGTTCAGCAGCTTCTCAATCAAATCCACATGTGACAAAAGCATCCTCCGACAACAGTAGCGCTTTAGGCCAAGAGCATCCAATGCATCCCTGAGAGAGGGAATGGAAAAAGAAGTGGGTATCTCAGAGATTTGCTCTGAACAATTTTTAGCCCTGTGGCCGCTTTTGGAATGTTGAAcgagtgccatgggtgccacccCCTCTGGTCCCCTCTTTCCCAGATCAGCTATCTCCCCGCCCCTGGAAAAATAGAAAGATAGAAAGTGCgtacacacacacttcacttttCCAAGAGATCTGGGTAaaagatccagtagaattaacctgagccttgaaaagcatgtagagctgaaaaaggaaGCGGGAAAGAGTGTCATTTTTaccacttcctccttcagctctatgtacgtttcaagggagaaaaagtaaGCACTCTCACCAACACATGACCAAGGGGGTGGTGCAGGATGGGGTGGGGTGCTCAGAGGCTTCACGGATGCAGGGGAAAGACCTCAAGAGCATCATTGTGTGCCCAGGTGCCATTCGAATGACTCCTACCTCCACTGTTGCAGTCAgcatccctctgaataccagttgccaggaatcagaagcggggagagtgctgttgcacaaaTGTCCTGCTTCCAGACTTCccatataggcatctggttggccactgtcagttCAGGataccagactagatgggccattgcctgatccagcagggcttataTGTTGAATTTACAACCCACTGAAAGGCAAGGCGGAAGTTCTAGAATATATAAAGAAAGAagcaggcaaacctcctctgGACTCACCCTTCCGTGTATTCAGCCTGCAAGAGGCCCAGGTACGCCTCCCACTTGTTGCCCACGACTTTGCCGCAGGTGAAGCATCGAACAGGGATGATCATTGCGAAGTGGCCTGGAGAGGAATATTTGGCCGAGGGAGCAACAGGAAAGGGCAAGTCACTCAGGGCCTTCTTCTCCTAGTCCCACCAACCCTTCCTGGGCTATCCAACCTCCCTTGCCAAGCCAAGTAGGAGCAACACTTAGGAGCGTTCAACTGAAAGCCAGGAATTCCTGGTTTTAATTTTGCCTCCGCCGCAAACCACGCCAAATGGATTTAGGCAACCCATTTACATCTCCATCTCACAACAACCcatccactcacccacccacaatATAGGAAACTCAGAGGTCTACAAAAACAGTTGTCAAGTCACCAGCGGCAGCCATCAATTTAATTCTGGCACTTAGAGAAAATGTTTCTGAGCACACCATGTCAGGGTGATGCCAGAGACCAGGAAGAtccaggtttaaatccccacatgTCGCCTACAGCTCTTCCCTTGAAAAACTGCCTTCACCAAGCTACAGGTACAAAAGGGATGTTTTTATTTCCCTCAGTGGAGCCAGAAGCAAGAAGGTTGGGCTGCTAGAAGCAACCGTTGGTTGTCAACCCCAGCCAAAATTTGTGGACCTCTGGGGATAATTAATAATACCAGCCTGCTCTACAGTGTTGTTGTAAAGTGCCGAATTACTGCATGTGAAGTCCTTTGAGTATCTGAAAGCCGGGGTGGGGGATAGTCTAGGATCTTCTAATagatctggggtggggtggggaatatttGAAACAAAgtaagatggggagaaaaccagaagagGATCTTTGAGCAAAGGGACAGAAATAAATGCCTGGGCATGTGCTCAAAGGCACCCTGtccttttcatttttaagtgtatcACCACACCCTTGCATTACTATTTTACATCTGTCTCTTATTGGTGAATCTAgcacaggtatggggaaccttcatccctacatatgttgctgaacaattcccatcattcctggccattgaccataacTGCTAGAGACGATGAgggttgtcgttcagcaacatctggagggctgaaggttccccacacctgatctagggATTCTACTAAACAGCAAAGTAGTTTAACCgttcatccctcttcccagagaattctgggaattgtaaatGCTACAAGTCACATGATGAAAGGAATAGAGCAACTCCCCTCTAAGAAAAGGTTGCAACAGTTTGTGGCTTTTTAATTTGAAAAAAGGCAACTGGGGGGCATAATTAGAGgggtataagattatgcatggtgtggagaaagcagatGGGAAGAAGACTAGAACCCAGGTtcatccgatgaagctgaatggtgggagattcacaacagacaaaaggaagcacttcttcacacagcacataattaaacggtggaattcgctcccacagccgacagtgatggccaccagcttggatggctttaaagggggattagacaaactcatggaagaTAGCAGCTAGTCATGATGGCCGTATGCTACCACGACTGTCGGagatggtatgcctctgaatatcagttgctgtggAAGTGGGAAGAATAGCAGTTGCACTCTGGTCCCGCTTGTGGGTTtctcatggacatctggttggccactatgagaacaggatgctggcctacatgagcttttggcctgatccagcagggctcttctcaggtTCTTACACATTCCTTATGTTTGCTGCCTATCCCTGCAGTCCTATCCCCCAAAGACAGCCATAACACAGAAGGGGTCTGGGAAAGGTTGTTTGTTTGAAGCAGAAAAGcagcaaatgaaataaatatttctcGTGGGGTGCTAACTGCACCAGCTTTTCAAGAACAgctaaaagggaggggagaggatttGGACGGAGGGCCTGATGCCCTGTTGTCCATTGTGGAAGGGGGCAGTGACATGGTGAGATGAAGGTGCCAATACATCAGC belongs to Rhineura floridana isolate rRhiFlo1 chromosome 11, rRhiFlo1.hap2, whole genome shotgun sequence and includes:
- the LOC133366962 gene encoding DNA-directed RNA polymerases I, II, and III subunit RPABC5-like, encoding MIIPVRCFTCGKVVGNKWEAYLGLLQAEYTEGDALDALGLKRYCCRRMLLSHVDLIEKLLNYAPLKK